A part of Chlamydiota bacterium genomic DNA contains:
- the recD2 gene encoding ATP-dependent RecD-like DNA helicase has translation MKLSGIIDHITYQNEDNGFVVARLCVKTGSKITITGQIPALKVGEQVELEGEYEQHKQHGSQFVVKEFQFLEPEEVWAIQKYLESGLIKGIGKELALRIVNVFKEKTLEVIDLDPTRLLGVEGIGKKRIELIAKYWQEQKEIRHVMLFLAKHNISQTYAQKIFRMYGNRTIEILEDNPYLLAKDIFGIGFLKADEIAKNFGILKNDAKRIQAGIEFVLLEKMTQGHTCFPNVLLIEEVKEKLDVDGALVEEALQVLLDAHSLIEKRGFVFSKNLFFAEIGILERVVAICVEKSFLRAFDAKKALFWAEEQLSFNFAQNQKKAIEAAFSNKMLIITGGPGTGKTTIVNAMLKVFEKLTRHICLAAPTGKAAKRLSYLTRKRATTIHSLLEWDFKKKGFKRNQAHPLKCDVLIVDEASMIDTSLLFGLLLAVKSSTIVIFVGDVDQLPSVGPGNCLKDLIASERVAVICLDKIFRQAKKSMIITNAHRVNSGIFPNLIPKEDGDFFFIEKEDPEEIQKEIIELPERLYQKYGFDPSVDVQILSPMKRGGLGTENLNQLLQQHFQKEKRAYLDFGNRRFFEKDKVIQMRNNYDLNVFNGEVGIIEEVEAHLKELVINFDGKKVLYESKDMLDLSLAYAVSIHKYQGSEAPCVVIPVHMSHFMLLNRNLIYTGMTRAKKMLVLIGTKKALAVAIKNDEVKQRYTGLLDLLRESVDAIV, from the coding sequence ATGAAACTTAGTGGAATTATCGATCATATCACCTATCAGAATGAGGACAATGGATTTGTTGTGGCAAGGCTTTGTGTGAAGACTGGGAGCAAAATCACGATCACAGGGCAGATTCCGGCACTTAAAGTCGGAGAACAAGTAGAGCTTGAAGGAGAGTATGAGCAGCATAAACAGCATGGGTCGCAGTTTGTGGTTAAGGAGTTTCAATTTCTTGAGCCGGAAGAGGTATGGGCGATTCAAAAATATTTAGAATCGGGATTGATTAAGGGCATTGGAAAAGAATTGGCTCTGCGCATTGTCAACGTGTTTAAAGAAAAAACTCTGGAAGTCATTGACCTGGATCCCACGCGTCTTTTGGGAGTGGAGGGCATTGGGAAAAAACGCATTGAGCTGATTGCCAAGTATTGGCAAGAACAAAAAGAGATTCGCCACGTGATGCTTTTTTTAGCCAAGCATAATATCTCGCAAACGTATGCACAAAAAATCTTTCGCATGTATGGCAATCGTACGATTGAAATTTTAGAAGATAATCCCTATTTGCTTGCCAAAGACATTTTTGGCATTGGGTTTTTAAAAGCGGATGAAATTGCAAAGAATTTTGGGATTTTAAAAAATGACGCAAAACGCATTCAGGCAGGCATCGAGTTTGTCCTTTTGGAAAAGATGACTCAGGGACATACCTGTTTTCCAAATGTGCTTTTAATTGAAGAGGTCAAAGAAAAGCTGGATGTGGATGGCGCTCTTGTCGAAGAGGCTTTGCAAGTGCTTTTAGACGCGCATAGCTTGATTGAAAAGCGGGGATTTGTTTTTTCTAAGAATTTGTTTTTTGCAGAAATAGGTATTTTAGAAAGAGTGGTGGCTATTTGTGTGGAAAAATCGTTTCTGCGAGCGTTTGATGCCAAAAAAGCGCTTTTTTGGGCAGAAGAGCAGCTTTCATTTAATTTTGCTCAAAATCAGAAAAAAGCTATTGAAGCTGCCTTTTCAAATAAGATGCTGATCATTACAGGGGGACCTGGGACAGGAAAAACCACCATTGTGAATGCGATGTTAAAAGTGTTTGAAAAACTCACACGACATATTTGTTTAGCCGCACCTACGGGAAAAGCAGCCAAGCGTTTGAGCTATTTGACACGCAAAAGGGCGACAACCATCCATTCGCTTTTAGAATGGGATTTTAAGAAAAAAGGTTTTAAGAGAAACCAAGCACATCCATTAAAGTGTGATGTTTTGATTGTGGATGAAGCGAGCATGATCGATACATCTTTACTTTTTGGGTTGCTGTTAGCAGTGAAATCCTCAACGATTGTGATTTTTGTGGGCGATGTGGATCAGTTGCCAAGTGTGGGTCCTGGAAATTGCCTAAAAGATTTGATCGCTTCTGAAAGAGTTGCTGTGATCTGTTTGGATAAAATTTTTCGCCAAGCAAAAAAATCGATGATCATTACTAATGCGCACCGCGTAAATAGTGGCATTTTCCCTAATCTTATTCCCAAAGAGGATGGAGATTTTTTCTTTATTGAAAAAGAAGACCCAGAAGAAATCCAAAAAGAGATCATTGAGTTGCCAGAGCGTTTGTATCAAAAATATGGGTTTGATCCTTCAGTGGATGTGCAAATCTTGTCCCCGATGAAACGTGGGGGGCTTGGAACAGAGAATTTAAACCAATTGTTGCAACAGCATTTCCAAAAAGAAAAAAGAGCCTATTTAGATTTTGGAAATAGGCGCTTTTTTGAAAAAGACAAAGTGATTCAGATGCGCAACAACTATGACCTTAACGTGTTTAATGGAGAAGTGGGAATTATAGAGGAAGTTGAAGCGCACCTAAAAGAACTTGTCATCAATTTTGATGGCAAAAAAGTCTTGTATGAATCTAAAGACATGCTCGATTTGAGTTTGGCTTATGCTGTATCCATACACAAGTATCAGGGAAGTGAAGCGCCTTGCGTGGTGATTCCTGTGCACATGTCCCACTTTATGTTGTTAAATCGCAATCTCATCTATACAGGAATGACGCGTGCAAAAAAGATGCTTGTGTTAATTGGGACAAAAAAAGCGCTTGCTGTAGCGATCAAAAATGATGAGGTCAAACAGCGCTACACAGGCTTATTAGATCTGCTCAGGGAAAGTGTGGACGCTATAGTTTGA